ATCAACATCCCCTTGGTGGACGGAACCCCTTTAACCCTCGGGTCAACACCGACTGCCTGGTCCAGGGTTTTGGAGAAAGCCTTATATATCGCCTCGGCCATATGGTGGCGGTTGCGTCCCGAATCGACCTTGATGTGCATGTTGGCCCCGGCGTTATTGCAGAACGCCTGGAAGAACTCAGGAAGAAGCTCCATGGAGAAATCCCCCATCCCCCCGTCGAGAGTCGGGATTGAAAAGGAGAGGTAGGGGCGCCCCCC
This genomic window from Deltaproteobacteria bacterium contains:
- the hisB gene encoding imidazoleglycerol-phosphate dehydratase (catalyzes the dehydration of D-erythro-1-(imidazol-4-yl)glycerol 3-phosphate to 3-(imidazol-4-yl)-2-oxopropyl phosphate in histidine biosynthesis), giving the protein GGRPYLSFSIPTLDGGMGDFSMELLPEFFQAFCNNAGANMHIKVDSGRNRHHMAEAIYKAFSKTLDQAVGVDPRVKGVPSTKGMLIET